In Candidatus Deferrimicrobium sp., the genomic window AGGAGCACGGCCGTCCCCAGCGGCGGTTCCGCGGCCCGGACGGCGGGCGGGTGAATCAGCAGGAGGTCCGGACCGGCCATGTCACCCGGGAGCAAACATCAGGGTCTGTCCAGGAATAATCCGTGCGATCTGCACACCTTATTCCTGGACAGACCCTCAGTCATCCTCGTCCACGACCTCGAAGTTCCCCTCGTGCCTGCAGTGAGGGCAACGTTCCGGGACCGTCTCCACGTCGACCTTGAACTCCTCCCCGCACTCGGGGCACAGGACGACCCATTTGCTCACGAAACCGCCTCCTTCCGGGGTGCGCGCCGCCCGGCCGGTCAGTACGGGACCTTTTCGACCCGGTCCCCCTTGCGCAGCGGGTCCGCCGCCGTGATCATGTTGAGCGGAGTCGCGCGCCTGATCGACACCTTGACCCGGTCCCCGGGGCGGAATGCCGACAGGTCGATCCCGGCGTCGGCCTCGACCTTGTAGCTCCAGGACGCCCCGGCGGCATCCCGCACGACCAGCACGCCCCTCGCGGGATCCAGCCGGAAGATCGTCCCCACGACCGTCCGTTCCTCAGCGACGGCCTGCCCGAGGAACAGCCCCAGGACAAAGGCCGAGACGAGGAAAGGGAAGGCGACTCTCGCGGACATCCCCGATTCCCTCCAACCCACGTCGTCATTCTTTTATCCTACCGCGGTTCGTGGTAGATGCGAGAACGCCCCCCCCGAGCCGCCGCCGGCTGCTGCTGCGTCAGGCAGTGGAGAGTGCCGAACCCCCACACGAGATCCACGGCGTGGATCCCGACCACCGGGCGGTCCCGGAACAGTGTGGTGAGGATTCCGAGCGCGATCCGGTCGTTCGGATCGTTGAAGGTGGGGACGAGCACCGCCGCGTTGCAGACGTAGAAGTTGGCGTAGCTGGCCGGCAGCCGGATCCCGTCGAATCGCAGCGGGGCGGGCATCGGCAGCGGGACCACCTCGAGACGGGAACCGTCTTCCAGCCGTGCGGATGCGAGCCGCTCCCGGTTTTCCTCCAGCACGCGATGATTTTCGTCCTTCGGATCCTTCTCCCGGCAGAGCACTACCGTGCGGGGGCCGGTAAAGCGGCACAGGTCATCCACGTGGCCGTGCGTGTCGTCCCCTGCGATGCCGCGCCCCAGCCAGACGACGTTCGATGCGCCCAGGTGCTCACGGAAAACACCTTCCAGTTCCTTCCGGGAGATCCTGGGGTTGCGGACCTGTACCTCCGGGTCGAGCAGGCACTCCTCCGTTGCGATCAGCGTTCCACGCCCGTTGACCTCGATCGCGCCCCCCTCCAGAACGACGCGCTTCCCGTGGGACCGGACCGGCAGGAACGGCACACCGAGCCCCTTGGCGGCCCGCGCGCCGACGCCCGCGTCCTTTCGCCAGTTCGGGTAGCGCGCCCACGCGTTGAACCCGAACCCGGCGACGGCCACTTCCCGCTTCGGGCGCTCCCTTCGGACGAAAATCGGGCCATAATCGCGCGTCCACCCGCGATCGGTCGGAAAACGGAAGAAGGCGATGCGGGAGAGATCCGCCCCCGCGCGGCAGAGCATGCGGAGCGCCTTCTCCTCGTGCGCCTTCGACTGGACGAGGATCCGGACGATCTCGCCGGCGGCGATCTTCCGCGCGATCTCCCCGTAGACCCAGGGGATAGCCGCGAACTTTCCTGGCCAGTCGTAGCGGTTGTGCGGCCAGCCGATCCAGGTCGCCTCGTGCGGTTCCCACTCCGCGGGCATCCGGAAACTGCCCCCCGTTTTCGCTACCGCGGGGGTCAACGACCCTTTCCCCACGTCTCGTCGTCGAGGACGCGACGCGTGATCCCACCGTAGGCGTCGATCCGCCGGTCCCGCAGGAACGGCCAGTTCCGGCGGACCTCCTCGATGCGGGCAGGGTCGACCTCGGCGAACAGGATCTCCTCCCGCTCCGCGGACGCCTCGGTCAGGATCTCGCCCTGCGGGCCGCACAGGAACGAGGAACCCCAGAATTCGATCCCTTCGCCGCCGCTCCCCTGGACCTCCTGCCCCACCCGGTTGACCGCGGCAAGGTAGACGCCGTTCGCGACGGCGTGCCCCCGTTGCACGGTGCGCCAGGCGTCGCGCTGCCGCTCTCCATGCTCCTGTTTTTCGCGGGGGTGCCAGCCGATCGCCGTCGGGTAAAAGAGGATGCTCGCCCCGGCGAGGGCCGTGAGACGCGCCCCCTCCGGGTACCACTGGTCCCAGCAGATGAGCGTGCCAATCCGCCCCGCGCGGGTATCGAACGCGCGAAATCCGAGGTCCCCCGGGGTGAAGTAGAACTTCTCGTAGAACGCCGGGTCGTCCGGGATGTGCATCTTCCGGTAGATCCCGGCGATCGTACCGTCGGCGTCGATCATCGCGGCGCTGTTGTGGAACACCCCCGGGGCGCGGCGCTCGAAGACCGGGGCGATCACGACGATTCCGGAATCCCGCGCCACGGCGGAAAGGGCGTCCGTGGTCGGTCCTGGAAGCGGCTCCGCAAGGTCGAAGGAGGCCGTCTCCTCGGTCTGGCAGAAGTACCGGGTCCGGAACAGTTCGGGCAGGCACACCACCTGCGCCCCACGGCGTGCCGCCTCGCGGACCCGTTCCACGCCCTTCTCGAGGTTCTCCCGCGGGTCCGTCCCCATCGCCATCTGGACGAGGGCGACCGCGAACTTCCCTGGCCCCTCCTTCCTCATCTGGGGAGATCCAGGAACAGCCACGGCGTCGCCTTCTTCCTCTCCCTCTCGTACCGGTCGATCTCCGATGCGCTCGTGAGGGTTAAGGCGATCTCATCCAACCCCTCGAGAAGGCACTTCTTCGCGAAAGGGTCGATCCGGAAGGGGTGGATGTCGCCGCCCGGGCCCCTTACCGTCTGCGCGGGCAGGTCC contains:
- a CDS encoding agmatine deiminase family protein, with amino-acid sequence MPAEWEPHEATWIGWPHNRYDWPGKFAAIPWVYGEIARKIAAGEIVRILVQSKAHEEKALRMLCRAGADLSRIAFFRFPTDRGWTRDYGPIFVRRERPKREVAVAGFGFNAWARYPNWRKDAGVGARAAKGLGVPFLPVRSHGKRVVLEGGAIEVNGRGTLIATEECLLDPEVQVRNPRISRKELEGVFREHLGASNVVWLGRGIAGDDTHGHVDDLCRFTGPRTVVLCREKDPKDENHRVLEENRERLASARLEDGSRLEVVPLPMPAPLRFDGIRLPASYANFYVCNAAVLVPTFNDPNDRIALGILTTLFRDRPVVGIHAVDLVWGFGTLHCLTQQQPAAARGGRSRIYHEPR
- a CDS encoding carbon-nitrogen hydrolase, producing MRKEGPGKFAVALVQMAMGTDPRENLEKGVERVREAARRGAQVVCLPELFRTRYFCQTEETASFDLAEPLPGPTTDALSAVARDSGIVVIAPVFERRAPGVFHNSAAMIDADGTIAGIYRKMHIPDDPAFYEKFYFTPGDLGFRAFDTRAGRIGTLICWDQWYPEGARLTALAGASILFYPTAIGWHPREKQEHGERQRDAWRTVQRGHAVANGVYLAAVNRVGQEVQGSGGEGIEFWGSSFLCGPQGEILTEASAEREEILFAEVDPARIEEVRRNWPFLRDRRIDAYGGITRRVLDDETWGKGR